The following coding sequences lie in one Musa acuminata AAA Group cultivar baxijiao chromosome BXJ1-8, Cavendish_Baxijiao_AAA, whole genome shotgun sequence genomic window:
- the LOC103996137 gene encoding thioredoxin-like protein CITRX, chloroplastic, giving the protein MMTTAATLWSPTMAFSASHRFQSPASSVHLRSCLGLTCRTTASKPLAPATKRCSTIRMVSRFPNGKYIREDYLVKKVSAKEVQELVKGERAVPLVVDFYATWCGPCILMAQELETLAVEYEGNALFVKVDTDDEYEFSRDMQVRGLPTLYFISPDPNKDAIRTEGLVPPEMIKNIIDNEM; this is encoded by the exons ATGATGACGACCGCAGCGACCCTGTGGTCGCCGACCATGGCGTTCTCGGCCTCACATCGCTTCCAGTCTCCCGCGTCCTCGGTCCATCTTCGCTCGTGTCTGGGCCTCACTTGCCGCACCACCGCCTCCAAACCCCTCGCTCCGGCCACCAAGAGGTGCAGTACCATCAGAATGGTTTCCAGATTCCCCAACGGCAAATACATCAGAGAAGACTACCTTGTG AAGAAGGTGTCGGCCAAGGAGGTGCAGGAGCTGGTGAAGGGAGAGAGGGCTGTTCCTCTAGTCGTGGACTTCTACGCAACCTGGTGCGGACCCTGCATTTTGATGGCCCAGGAACTTGAAACG CTTGCTGTGGAATATGAAGGCAATGCACTCTTTGTGAAGGTGGACACTGATGATGAATACGAATTTTCCAGAGATATGCAG GTACGAGGGTTGCCAACTTTGTACTTCATTAGTCCAGACCCAAACAAGGATGCCATCCGTACTGAAGGGCTTGTGCCACCAGAGATGATCAAGAACATAATTGATAATGAAATGTGA
- the LOC103996138 gene encoding uncharacterized protein LOC103996138, which yields MASLLLRALRRPLRAFSSAPVSPFPFYCRTPSSSFRLFSSAAAHAAAPPSPAGTALDPSRIRNVAVIAHVDHGKTTLMDRLLRQCGADIPHERALDSISLERERGITIASKVTSISWKDNELNMVDTPGHADFGGEVERVVGMVEGAVLVVDAGEGPLAQTKFVVAKALKLGLRPILLLNKVDRPSVSEETCNEVESLVFDLFANLGATEEQLDFPVLYASAKEGWASLTFTKNPAADARNMSPLLDAIIKHVPSPAANLEAPFQMLVSMMERDFYLGRILTGRISSGIIHIGDKIHGLRCTDNGAEKFEEGKVTKLMKKKGTNIIMIDSAGAGDIISVAGLTSPSIGHTVANVEVTTALPTVQLDPPTISMTFGVNDSSLAGRDGTHLTGGKIGDRLLSEAETNLAINVLPGQLSDSYEVQGRGELQLGILIENMRREGFELSVSPPRVMYKMENNQKLEPIEEVTIEVNDEHVGLVMEALSHRRAEVTDMGPVPGTTGRTRMSLTCPSRGLVGYRSVFSSDTRGTGFMHRAFLSYSKHRGALGNVRKGVLISVGNGIITAHALMSLEARGTLFVSPGMETYEGMIVGEHSRDSDLDVNPVRTKELTNIRAPGKDENVRLSPPRLMSLEEAIGYVASDELIEVTPKAVRLRKRYLDANKRKMMKNKPKD from the exons ATGGCCAGCCTGCTGCTCCGCGCTCTCCGCAGGCCGCTCCGGGCTTTCTCATCAGCCCCCGTCTCTCCCTTCCCCTTCTACTGCAGaactccctcctcctccttccgccTCTTCTCCTCCGCTGCCGCGCACGCCGCGGCGCCGCCCTCCCCCGCCGGGACCGCGCTGGACCCCAGCAGGATCCGCAACGTGGCCGTCATAGCCCACGTCGACCACGGGAAGACCACCCTCATGGACCGGCTCCTCCGCCAGTGCGGCGCCGACATCCCCCACGAGCGCGCCCTCGATTCCATCAGTCTCGAGCGCGAGCGCGGTATCACCATCGCCTCCAAG GTGACTTCGATTTCTTGGAAGGACAATGAGCTCAACATGGTTGATACTCCCGGCCATGCTGATTTTGGTGGAGAA GTAGAAAGAGTTGTTGGGATGGTCGAGGGAGCTGTCTTGGTTGTTGATGCTGGGGAAGGCCCTCTGGCACAGACAAAGTTTGTTGTTGCAAAGGCTTTAAAGCTCGGTTTGCGTCCAATTCTTCTCTTGAACAAGGTTGACAGACCTTCAG TCTCTGAGGAGACATGCAATGAGGTTGAGAGCTTGGTGTTCGATCTTTTTGCAAATCTTGGTGCTACAG AGGAACAGCTAGACTTCCCAGTTCTTTATGCATCTGCCAAAGAAGGTTGGGCTTCCTTAACATTCACAAAAAATCCTGCGGCTGATGCAAGGAACATGTCACCATTACTTGATGCCATTATAAAGCATGTTCCTTCTCCAGCAGCAAATCTTGAGGCCCCATTTCAGATGCTG GTGTCCATGATGGAACGTGATTTTTATCTTGGGCGAATTTTGACCGGTCGTATTTCATCAGGAATCATCCATATAGGAGATAAAATTCACGGTCTGAGGTGCACAGATAATGGAGCTGAGAAGTTCGAGGAAGGAAAG GTAACCAAGCTTATGAAAAAAAAGGGAACAAATATAATTATGATCGACAGTGCAGGAGCTGGTGATATCATATCTGTGGCTGGATTAACAAGTCCTTCAATTGGTCACACTGTGGCAAATGTTGAG GTCACAACTGCACTACCTACTGTTCAATTGGATCCTCCAACAATTTCTATGACTTTTGGTGTGAATGATTCCTCATTGGCTGGTCGCGATGGGACCCAT TTGACCGGAGGAAAAATCGGGGATCGTCTGTTATCAGAAGCGGAAACAAATCTTGCAATAAATGTTCTTCCTGGACAATTATCAGATTCATATGAAGTTCAAGGAAGGGGCGAGCTTCAGTTAG GTATATTAATCGAGAACATGAGACGTGAAGGATTTGAACTCTCAGTATCACCCCCAAGAGTGAT GTATAAGATGGAGAACAACCAGAAGCTAGAGCCTATAGAAGAAGTAACGATTGAG GTTAATGATGAGCATGTTGGCCTTGTCATGGAAGCCCTTTCACATAGACGGGCTGAAGTGACGGACATGGGTCCTGTTCCAGGGACTACTGGCAGGACTAGAATGTCTTTGACTTGTCCCTCTAG GGGCCTAGTTGGGTATAGAAGTGTATTCAGCAGCGACACTCGTGGCACTGGATTCATGCACCGTGCTTTTTTAT CATACTCAAAGCATCGGGGTGCACTTGGGAATGTCAGGAAGGGAGTACTA ATATCTGTTGGCAATGGAATCATCACTGCACATGCACTTATGAGTTTGGAAGCTCGTGGAACTCTCTTTGTCTCGCCTGGAATGGAG ACCTACGAGGGAATGATTGTTGGTGAACACTCACGTGATTCTGATCTTGAT GTAAACCCTGTAAGGACGAAGGAGTTGACAAACATTCGAGCACCCGGGAAGGATGAAAATGTCAGGCTTTCCCCACCTCGTTTG ATGAGTCTAGAAGAGGCCATTGGTTATGTTGCTTCTGATGAGCTTATCGAG GTAACGCCAAAAGCCGTGAGATTGAGAAAAAGATATCTCGATGCCAATAAAAGGAAGATGATGAAAAATAAGCCAAAAGATTGA
- the LOC135680424 gene encoding WUSCHEL-related homeobox 8-like: protein MASSNRHWPSMFKSKPCNAHHHQWQHDINSCHQKTPYASGFEERSPEPKPRWNPKPEQIRILEAIFNSGMVNPPRDEIRRIRAQLQEYGQVGDANVFYWFQNRKSRSKNKQRHLQATRSQTQPSSAAPSPPPVATKPTSTATSSSSSSSEQSTGSDKTQLPVASMGGALTSMVHSATPLPVTSVNPMYLHGSLELGGEPFLLQGPQGYCFPAAELTGIIGVPEHGTGVHPGPWGDLMGFKSGEDDAKVTVQLHHLYGTGSSSAPSVATTVTSANASGGGGGGAGATAGVAATAAIFGSSIDEIQVLHQHVIPSSSNHNYASIYIIRPFNTFLPPMSSSSSATVMGVGGSGGAAAARSTVFINEVAFEVAAGPVNVREAFGHEAILIDHSGRPVLTDEWGVTIHPLRHGASYYLV, encoded by the exons atggccTCATCCAACAGGCACTGGCCTAGCATGTTCAAGTCCAAACCCTGCAACGCCCACCACCACCAATGGCAGCATGACATCAACTCCTGTCACCAGAAAACTCCCTACGCTTCAG GTTTTGAGGAGCGCAGCCCGGAGCCGAAGCCGAGATGGAACCCTAAGCCGGAGCAGATCCGCATCCTGGAAGCCATCTTCAACTCCGGCATGGTGAACCCACCGCGCGACGAGATTCGAAGGATCCGAGCGCAGCTGCAGGAGTACGGCCAGGTCGGCGACGCCAATGTCTTCTACTGGTTCCAGAACCGCAAGTCCCGGAGCAAGAACAAGCAGCGCCACCTCCAAGCCACCCGATCGCAGACGCAGCCTTCTTCCGCTGCTCCATCCCCTCCGCCCGTAGCCACCAAGCCCACCAGCACCGCCACCTCTTCGTCCTCCTCATCCTCCGAACAATCGACCGGGTCTGACAAAACCCAACTTCCGGTGGCCTCCATGGGCGGCGCCCTGACGAGCATGGTCCATTCAGCAACGCCTCTGCCGGTGACATCAGTGAACCCGATGTACCTCCACGGTTCGCTGGAGTTGGGCGGCGAGCCTTTTCTTCTGCAGGGTCCGCAGGGATACTGCTTCCCAGCGGCAGAGCTAACAGGAATCATCGGTGTGCCAGAGCACGGCACGGGGGTGCACCCCGGACCGTGGGGTGACCTCATGGGCTTCAAGAGTGGGGAAGACGATGCCAAGGTTACGGTGCAGTTGCACCACCTCTATGGAACCGGATCTTCCTCTGCCCCTTCTGTTGCCACTACAGTTACCAGCGCCAATGCctccggtggtggtggtggtggtgctggtgCAACAGCCGGTGTTGCTGCTACTGCCGCTATCTTTGGTAGCTCCATCGATGAGATACAAG TACTTCACCAGCACGTAATCCCTTCCTCTTCCAACCACAATTATGCCTCCATTTACATTATCCGTCCCTTTAATACGTTCTTACCCCccatgtcttcttcttcctctgctacagtGATGGGAGTTGGAGGATCAGGTGGTGCAGCAGCAGCGAGATCGACCGTGTTCATCAATGAGGTGGCTTTCGAGGTGGCGGCTGGGCCGGTGAACGTGAGGGAGGCCTTCGGACACGAAGCCATCCTCATCGACCATTCCGGCCGCCCTGTGCTCACCGATGAGTGGGGCGTCACCATCCATCCCCTCCGACATGGAGCCTCCTACTAcctg GTTTAG
- the LOC103996136 gene encoding ras-related protein RABA1f — translation MAYRSDDDYDYLVKVVLIGDSGVGKSNLLSRFTRNEFNLESKSTIGVEFATRSIRVEDKVVRAQIWDTAGQERYRAITSAYYRGAVGALLVYDVTRHTTFEAVERWLKELRDHTDSNIVIMLVGNKADLRHLRAVTVDDAKAFAERENTFFMETSALESMNVENAFTEVLTQIYRVTSRKALDAGDDPETLPKGQTIDIGTNDDVSAVKKAGCCSA, via the exons ATGGCCTACAGGTCGGATGACGACTACGACTACCTCGTCAAGGTTGTGCTCATCGGCGACTCCGGCGTCGGGAAATCCAACCTCCTCTCCCGGTTCACCCGCAACGAGTTCAACCTCGAGTCCAAGTCCACCATCGGCGTGGAGTTCGCCACCCGGAGTATACGCGTCGAGGATAAGGTCGTCAGGGCGCAGATTTGGGACACAGCCGGTCAAGAAAG GTACCGAGCAATCACTAGTGCATACTACCGTGGAGCAGTCGGCGCACTTCTTGTCTATGATGTTACTCGGCATACAACGTTTGAGGCTGTGGAGAGATGGTTGAAGGAACTAAGGGATCACACTGACTCTAACATTGTAATTATGCTTGTGGGCAACAAAGCAGACTTACGCCATCTGAGGGCTGTTACTGTTGATGACGCAAAGGCTTTTGCCGAAAGGGAAAATACCTTCTTTATGGAGACATCTGCTTTGGAATCGATGAACGTAGAGAATGCCTTCACCGAAGTGCTCACTCAGATCTATCGTGTGACGAGCAGGAAGGCACTTGATGCTGGTGATGACCCAGAGACGTTGCCTAAAGGTCAAACAATCGACATTGGCACCAATGATGATGTATCTGCTGTTAAGAAAGCCGGTTGCTGCTCAGCTTAG
- the LOC135588373 gene encoding uncharacterized protein LOC135588373 produces MGRGRFKAKPTGRRNFSTPEEMVAGSSARPRTFKQVQQEEAEHSEEEESEESGGETEETEKKKGILDISEIQNPNLAKPKNVKARAVDVESTPELSRREREEIERQRAHERYMRLQEQGKTEQARKDLERLALIRQQRAEAAKKREEEKAAKEQKKAEARK; encoded by the exons ATGGGGAGAGGCAGGTTCAAGGCCAAGCCCACCGGCCGCAGGAACTTCTCCACGCCCGAAGAGATGG TTGCTGGCTCTTCGGCTCGTCCTCGCACCTTTAAACAG gTGCAACAGGAGGAAGCTGAACATAGTGAAGAGGAGGAATCTGAGGAAAGTGGAGGGGAGACTGAAGAGACTGAG AAAAAAAAGGGCATTCTTGACATAAGCGAGATTCAGAACCCAAACTTGGCAAAGCCTAAAAATGTGAAAGCTAGAGCAGTTGAT GTTGAAAGCACTCCTGAACTCTCTCGACGTGAAAG GGAAGAGATAGAGAGACAGAGAGCTCATGAGCGATACATGAGGCTACAGGAACAAGGAAAAACAGAACAAGCACGAAAAGACTTGG AGCGCCTAGCATTAATACGACAACAAAGAGCTGAAGCTGCAAAAAAGCGAGAGGAAGAAAAAGCTG CCAAAGAACAGAAGAAGGCTGAAGCTCGCAAGTAA